A genomic window from Sphingobacterium sp. BN32 includes:
- a CDS encoding SusD/RagB family nutrient-binding outer membrane lipoprotein, translated as MKNIKSILLTSVIGITSLAFSSCTKDLAEINKNPNSPEIAPTNMIFNGANRVLFDNTRDGWWMARMSMPWMQYSAQSNYVEEDKYAYRDNQTTNGWIFLYRVANNYKDLIEKCEDPATVVQMEQYGPLKNQIAISRIMLAYVFDNLVTHFGDVPYWSYGQKDNPNFQALNIDKYLTPAYAKQQEIYADLLKELKEAANQLDVSAGGFVSGDNIYKPAGNTAQWKKFANSLRLRIANRIKKVYPAAVEEMRDAVDSGVFTSNEDNAIHKSGATNLEGNPLWKTFFVDNRTDFFVNKTFIDLLKGTVGNFGVDPRLEKISAPNGISWAKYKEGYDDNDTLKYYTGIPNGLPQVENYYTQPANVNFFSRDILKATRGEVLMEYAEVAFILSEMNNWSHTDYIKGVKANLDRLGVSAAASANYIAKLPPANQRNVMTQKYIALFFNPDEAWNEYRRTGYPDTEILLMPGETGTRPQNNTTYVFTPLQSGNVIAKDLPARVRYPFTQQTLNPDNWKKASTELGGDEIDKKLWFAK; from the coding sequence ATGAAAAATATAAAATCTATACTATTAACTTCTGTAATTGGAATTACGTCCTTAGCGTTCAGTTCCTGTACAAAAGATTTAGCAGAAATAAATAAGAACCCCAACTCGCCGGAAATCGCACCGACAAACATGATATTCAATGGTGCGAATCGTGTATTATTTGACAATACGCGCGACGGTTGGTGGATGGCTAGAATGTCCATGCCTTGGATGCAGTATTCGGCACAGAGTAACTATGTAGAGGAAGACAAGTACGCATATCGGGATAATCAAACTACGAACGGCTGGATCTTTCTTTACCGCGTTGCAAACAACTACAAAGACTTGATCGAAAAATGTGAGGATCCGGCAACAGTAGTTCAGATGGAGCAATATGGTCCCTTGAAAAATCAAATTGCAATCTCTAGAATTATGCTTGCTTATGTTTTCGACAATTTAGTAACTCACTTTGGTGATGTTCCTTACTGGTCCTACGGACAGAAGGATAACCCAAATTTCCAAGCGCTTAATATCGATAAATACCTTACGCCTGCCTACGCAAAGCAACAGGAGATCTATGCTGACCTTCTAAAAGAATTAAAAGAAGCAGCAAATCAACTCGATGTTTCAGCAGGCGGCTTCGTTAGTGGTGATAATATCTATAAGCCCGCAGGTAATACTGCTCAATGGAAGAAATTTGCGAATTCCTTACGCTTAAGAATTGCAAACCGGATTAAGAAGGTGTATCCTGCTGCCGTCGAAGAGATGCGTGACGCGGTAGATTCCGGAGTCTTTACTTCCAATGAGGATAATGCTATCCATAAGTCTGGCGCAACAAACCTAGAAGGTAACCCGCTATGGAAAACGTTCTTTGTAGACAACCGTACCGACTTCTTTGTGAACAAAACATTTATTGATCTTCTCAAGGGAACTGTCGGTAATTTCGGAGTCGATCCAAGACTAGAGAAAATCTCAGCACCGAATGGAATTTCCTGGGCAAAATACAAAGAGGGATATGATGATAACGATACATTAAAGTATTATACAGGTATCCCGAACGGGCTTCCACAAGTAGAAAACTACTATACACAACCGGCCAACGTAAATTTCTTTTCAAGAGATATCTTGAAAGCTACGCGTGGTGAGGTGTTAATGGAATATGCTGAAGTGGCATTTATCCTTAGCGAAATGAACAATTGGTCGCACACAGATTATATCAAAGGCGTTAAAGCAAATCTAGATCGCTTGGGAGTCAGTGCTGCCGCCTCGGCGAATTATATTGCTAAGCTTCCTCCAGCAAATCAGAGGAACGTAATGACGCAAAAGTACATTGCCTTGTTCTTTAACCCGGATGAAGCATGGAACGAATACCGCAGAACAGGTTATCCAGATACAGAGATCTTATTGATGCCTGGAGAAACTGGGACTCGTCCGCAGAACAATACAACTTATGTGTTTACACCATTACAGTCTGGAAACGTCATTGCAAAGGACCTCCCAGCACGCGTGCGCTATCCTTTCACGCAACAAACCTTAAATCCGGATAACTGGAAAAAGGCCTCTACAGAATTAGGAGGTGATGAGATTGATAAGAAACTATGGTTTGCTAAATAA
- a CDS encoding DUF6702 family protein, translating into MIKKPWLLLILCLITISVFAHPFYVSISTVDYSSKNKRIEISCRIFYDDLEVALKKQLKQKIDVINPKNKAEADSAISKYIQANFNLMVDGKAKKLKFVGYEVEEDVAWCYFETPQSNPIRTITIVNQLLYQDFKSQSNILHVTIDGKRQSTKLDHPKRSVKLDFRQ; encoded by the coding sequence ATGATCAAGAAACCTTGGCTCCTACTTATCCTTTGCTTAATAACGATTAGTGTATTTGCCCATCCTTTTTACGTCAGTATCTCCACGGTAGACTACAGTTCGAAGAATAAACGTATTGAAATCTCCTGCCGCATCTTCTATGACGACCTGGAAGTAGCGTTGAAAAAGCAATTGAAACAGAAAATCGACGTTATTAACCCGAAAAATAAAGCTGAAGCCGACTCTGCTATATCAAAATATATACAAGCAAACTTCAACCTGATGGTCGATGGGAAAGCTAAAAAGTTAAAGTTTGTGGGCTACGAAGTAGAAGAGGATGTTGCTTGGTGCTATTTTGAAACGCCACAAAGCAATCCTATCCGCACTATTACGATTGTCAATCAACTTCTATATCAGGATTTTAAATCGCAATCCAATATTTTGCATGTCACGATCGATGGTAAACGGCAGAGTACAAAACTGGATCATCCGAAGAGGAGTGTTAAATTAGATTTTAGACAATAG
- a CDS encoding HupE/UreJ family protein, with amino-acid sequence MSEFSIYFQLGWQHILDLNGYDHILFVMVLCCSYVLKDWKKILWLVTAFTVGHSVTLALAAFKIVNVNSEWIEFLIPVTILITAIYNLPKRRKQRSPVWLYSMALAFGFIHGLGFSNYLQSLLGKEANIFWPLLSFNIGLEFGQLIIVFFVILLSELMLKIFRVTNRDWSFFLSSAVVGISLIMALERIPV; translated from the coding sequence ATGAGCGAATTTTCTATCTATTTCCAACTCGGTTGGCAACATATTCTTGACCTCAATGGATATGACCATATACTTTTTGTCATGGTGCTCTGTTGTAGCTATGTGCTGAAAGATTGGAAGAAGATCTTGTGGTTGGTGACTGCTTTTACCGTCGGCCATTCCGTGACGCTGGCGCTGGCAGCCTTCAAGATAGTAAATGTCAATTCCGAATGGATTGAATTCCTGATTCCGGTGACTATCTTAATAACGGCAATCTATAATCTACCGAAACGCCGAAAACAGCGCAGTCCAGTGTGGTTATATAGCATGGCCTTAGCATTTGGTTTTATCCACGGATTGGGGTTTTCAAACTATTTGCAATCCCTGTTAGGCAAAGAGGCAAACATCTTTTGGCCCTTGCTGTCCTTCAATATCGGTTTAGAATTCGGTCAACTTATTATCGTTTTCTTTGTTATCCTCCTATCTGAATTGATGTTGAAGATCTTTAGGGTGACGAATAGAGATTGGAGTTTCTTCTTATCATCGGCAGTTGTCGGTATTTCACTAATTATGGCTTTAGAGCGTATTCCAGTATAA
- a CDS encoding M1 family metallopeptidase → MKKIKVFAFAIGLTAIFSQQAVAQSLNNPGSNHGNKFEQLGTLISDPNIFRTASGAPGAMYWQQKADYVIHCEVDDVNQVLKGSETITYTNNSPDPLDYLWIQLDENEHADDAESKSFDQSSLNERMSLERLKGLVPEKKGFGVNIRKVADGANKPLKYTINYTMMRIDLPAPLKPGAKMVLNIDWDYKISNRMVEGGRGGYEYFEKDGNYLYTIAQWFPRMAVYSDFQGWQNKQFTGRGEFALVFGDYKVHITVPADHVVGATGVCQNYPQMLNATQMDRWKRAQQSDEPIEIVTLEDAKKAMGQKSSAKKTWIYEAKNVRDFAFVSSRRLVWDALKVKDGIEGNQPMAMSYYGPEAYPLYRKYSTKAVAHTLRTYSKYSIPYPYPVAISVEAANGMEYPMICFNYGRADEDGTYSEAVKYGMIGVIIHEVGHNFFPMIVNSDERQWTWMDEGLNTFLQFLTEQEWDKDFPSRRGPAYKITDYMKLPKNQLEPIMTNSENIIQFGPNAYAKPATALNILRETVMGRDLFDFAFKQYSQRWAFKHPTPADFFRTMEDASGVDLDWFWRGWFFGTDPVEISLENVTQYKMTGGNPAEAQKSRKEAFEKDLNSISRQRNMEDNMAFLVEKDTSLLDFYNKWDRFAVRPADQSNYQQFYSGLSQKEKDIFDGKISFYELTFKNNGGLVMPLIIEWNFADGTKEIDRISAYIWRHNEQEATKVFAKAKDVVSIRLDPYRETADIDEANNAWPRQAQPSRFEIFKENGRSARGQSTESNPMKEARR, encoded by the coding sequence ATGAAAAAAATCAAGGTTTTTGCATTTGCAATCGGCTTAACTGCTATCTTTTCCCAGCAGGCTGTAGCACAGTCGTTGAACAATCCAGGGTCTAACCATGGAAATAAGTTTGAACAACTCGGTACCCTGATCTCAGATCCAAATATCTTCCGTACCGCCTCGGGCGCACCGGGAGCAATGTACTGGCAACAAAAGGCTGATTATGTAATCCATTGTGAGGTGGATGATGTCAATCAGGTCTTAAAGGGTTCTGAGACCATCACTTATACCAACAACTCTCCTGATCCATTGGACTACTTATGGATTCAACTCGATGAAAATGAGCATGCCGATGACGCAGAGAGCAAAAGTTTTGATCAAAGCAGCCTAAATGAACGCATGTCCTTGGAAAGACTGAAGGGTTTGGTTCCTGAAAAGAAAGGCTTCGGCGTCAACATCCGTAAGGTCGCCGACGGAGCGAACAAGCCTTTAAAATATACTATCAATTATACCATGATGCGTATCGATCTTCCCGCTCCGTTGAAACCAGGTGCAAAGATGGTTCTGAACATCGATTGGGACTACAAAATCTCCAATCGTATGGTAGAAGGTGGACGTGGTGGGTACGAGTATTTCGAAAAGGATGGCAACTACCTGTACACTATTGCGCAATGGTTTCCTCGAATGGCCGTGTACTCGGATTTTCAAGGTTGGCAAAATAAGCAGTTTACCGGAAGAGGGGAGTTTGCCTTGGTATTCGGAGACTATAAAGTTCATATCACCGTTCCGGCAGACCATGTCGTTGGAGCAACGGGGGTATGTCAGAATTACCCACAGATGTTGAATGCCACACAGATGGACCGTTGGAAGAGGGCGCAGCAATCAGACGAACCTATCGAAATCGTGACGCTCGAGGATGCCAAAAAAGCAATGGGACAAAAATCCTCAGCAAAGAAAACCTGGATATATGAAGCAAAAAATGTAAGAGACTTCGCCTTCGTAAGTTCGAGAAGGCTGGTTTGGGATGCTTTGAAAGTGAAAGATGGGATTGAAGGCAATCAACCGATGGCGATGTCCTATTACGGTCCGGAAGCATATCCTTTATACAGAAAGTATTCGACCAAGGCGGTTGCTCATACGCTAAGAACCTATTCAAAATATTCCATCCCTTATCCATATCCTGTAGCCATTTCTGTGGAGGCTGCAAATGGAATGGAATATCCGATGATCTGCTTTAATTACGGTCGCGCAGATGAGGATGGAACTTATTCTGAAGCGGTAAAATATGGGATGATCGGTGTGATCATCCATGAAGTAGGGCACAACTTCTTCCCGATGATCGTCAATTCCGACGAGCGCCAATGGACCTGGATGGATGAAGGCTTGAATACTTTCCTACAATTTCTAACCGAACAGGAATGGGACAAAGACTTTCCATCGCGCCGTGGTCCTGCCTACAAAATTACAGACTATATGAAGCTTCCAAAAAATCAATTGGAGCCCATTATGACCAACTCGGAAAACATCATTCAGTTCGGACCAAATGCATACGCAAAACCTGCAACAGCATTAAATATCTTGCGCGAAACCGTGATGGGACGCGACTTATTCGATTTCGCATTTAAACAGTATTCCCAACGTTGGGCATTCAAACATCCCACACCGGCGGATTTCTTCCGGACGATGGAGGATGCCTCTGGGGTAGATTTGGACTGGTTTTGGAGAGGTTGGTTCTTCGGCACAGATCCGGTTGAAATCTCCCTGGAGAATGTAACGCAATATAAGATGACTGGTGGAAATCCGGCAGAAGCGCAAAAAAGCAGGAAAGAAGCCTTCGAAAAAGATCTGAATAGCATCAGCAGGCAGCGCAACATGGAAGATAATATGGCGTTCTTGGTTGAAAAGGATACGTCTCTATTAGATTTCTATAACAAATGGGACAGGTTCGCCGTGCGTCCGGCAGATCAAAGCAATTACCAGCAATTCTACAGCGGCCTTAGCCAAAAAGAAAAAGACATTTTTGATGGAAAGATCTCTTTCTACGAATTAACTTTTAAAAATAATGGCGGTTTGGTGATGCCCCTGATTATTGAATGGAACTTCGCCGACGGAACCAAAGAAATTGACCGTATCTCTGCCTATATATGGCGACATAATGAGCAGGAAGCAACAAAAGTCTTCGCCAAAGCGAAAGACGTTGTTAGCATCCGCCTAGATCCATACCGCGAAACAGCAGATATCGATGAAGCAAACAACGCATGGCCGCGACAAGCACAGCCATCACGCTTCGAAATCTTCAAAGAAAACGGAAGAAGCGCAAGAGGGCAGTCTACAGAATCCAACCCGATGAAGGAGGCGAGGAGATAG
- a CDS encoding SDR family oxidoreductase: protein MDLHLKDKVVVVTGGAKGIGKGIVLALAAEGAIPVIVGRKQKDNEALKEEVEASGGKAFAVEAELANPEACKQAVEQVITEFGRIDGLVNNAGLNDGVSLLDGNYEGFVQSLHNSLIHYYLMAHHCLPELIKSKGSILNISSKTAETGQGGTSGYAAANGGRNALTREWAVELLPYGLRVNAIIVSESMTPQYESWIQTLDNPEETLKKITSKIPLGNRMTTVEEIANTAVFLLSDLSSHTTGQLIHVDGGYVHLDRALIKE, encoded by the coding sequence ATGGATTTACATTTAAAGGATAAAGTCGTTGTCGTAACGGGTGGCGCAAAAGGTATTGGTAAGGGTATTGTATTAGCACTTGCTGCGGAAGGAGCTATCCCGGTTATCGTGGGTAGAAAGCAAAAGGATAACGAGGCGCTAAAAGAGGAAGTGGAAGCGAGCGGTGGAAAAGCCTTCGCTGTAGAAGCTGAGTTAGCCAATCCGGAAGCCTGTAAGCAGGCTGTTGAACAGGTAATAACGGAGTTTGGAAGGATAGACGGCTTAGTGAACAATGCGGGTCTGAATGATGGCGTTTCTTTGCTAGATGGAAATTACGAAGGCTTCGTTCAATCCCTCCACAATAGTTTGATTCATTATTATCTAATGGCTCATCATTGCCTTCCAGAACTGATAAAAAGTAAAGGTAGTATTTTGAATATTTCTTCAAAAACTGCCGAAACAGGGCAGGGCGGAACCTCGGGCTATGCGGCAGCCAACGGTGGCCGTAATGCTTTAACGAGAGAATGGGCGGTGGAATTGTTGCCATATGGTCTTCGCGTCAATGCGATCATTGTTTCCGAGAGTATGACTCCACAGTACGAAAGCTGGATTCAGACCTTGGATAACCCAGAGGAAACATTGAAGAAGATTACGAGCAAAATACCTTTGGGAAATAGAATGACGACAGTGGAGGAAATTGCTAATACAGCAGTGTTTTTATTGTCTGATCTCTCTAGCCATACGACTGGTCAACTGATTCATGTGGATGGTGGATATGTGCATTTGGATAGAGCCTTGATAAAAGAATAA
- the crcB gene encoding fluoride efflux transporter CrcB translates to MVKEVFIIGIGGAIGSILRYTTGQYIAKQFPHAIPTGTLLVNVIGCLLIGFLIGFFDKQQLINMQWKLLLITGFCGGFTTFSTFAAENYNLLTNNQIPQALFYIGLSVILGLLAVWAGLSLSKFLA, encoded by the coding sequence ATGGTTAAAGAAGTTTTTATTATTGGAATAGGCGGTGCAATAGGAAGCATCCTTCGCTATACTACAGGACAATACATCGCGAAACAATTTCCACATGCTATTCCAACGGGGACTTTATTGGTAAATGTCATTGGTTGTTTGCTGATCGGTTTCCTGATTGGATTTTTTGACAAACAGCAGTTAATTAATATGCAATGGAAACTATTGTTAATTACAGGTTTCTGCGGTGGTTTCACGACCTTTTCCACCTTTGCTGCCGAAAACTATAACCTTCTTACGAATAACCAGATTCCACAAGCCCTATTTTACATTGGTCTAAGTGTGATTCTTGGCCTCTTAGCGGTATGGGCCGGGCTATCGCTCTCAAAATTTCTAGCTTAA
- a CDS encoding AraC family transcriptional regulator yields MRNVDSKNPIEFTAPASGVGSFYVQEDLRSNFYNHYHRHKEFQISYILKGSGSMLIGNLIQPFSDDEIYIMKANDPHIFIKEGPEEENIHVIHIFVAFDKLWHFFDLSELHPARDFFKKMDSSKKIAQDVSLEIKDKFIELAKGEGMKKIISILDIFQFLIRHEQDMHSLYSGLPESTFNDKVGIRINEVLRFSLANYDKEISIEEVSKLIHMTPSAFCKYFKKHTMKTYVTFLNEIRIEKACQLLINKSTENISEVAYQCGFNTVVHFNRVFKSILNTSPSEFISKHSAELQIAHAKVDQAV; encoded by the coding sequence ATGAGAAACGTCGATTCCAAGAACCCTATTGAGTTCACTGCGCCTGCATCAGGTGTGGGGTCCTTCTACGTGCAAGAGGATCTTCGTAGCAACTTCTATAATCATTACCATCGACATAAAGAGTTTCAAATATCCTACATACTGAAAGGTAGTGGATCGATGCTGATCGGGAACTTGATCCAGCCGTTCTCCGATGATGAAATCTACATCATGAAGGCGAATGACCCGCATATCTTTATCAAAGAGGGCCCCGAGGAAGAAAATATCCATGTCATCCATATATTCGTCGCATTTGATAAGCTGTGGCATTTTTTCGATTTATCAGAACTGCATCCTGCGCGCGATTTCTTTAAGAAAATGGATTCCAGTAAGAAGATCGCTCAAGATGTCAGTTTGGAAATCAAAGACAAGTTTATCGAACTGGCAAAAGGTGAGGGGATGAAGAAGATTATTTCAATCCTCGATATCTTCCAATTCCTGATTCGCCATGAGCAGGATATGCATTCCTTATATTCGGGACTGCCAGAATCTACATTCAATGATAAGGTCGGTATCCGGATCAATGAAGTACTTCGTTTCTCTTTGGCTAATTACGACAAGGAAATCAGTATCGAAGAGGTTTCTAAGCTTATTCATATGACGCCTTCAGCATTCTGCAAGTATTTCAAAAAGCATACGATGAAGACTTATGTTACCTTCCTGAACGAAATCAGAATCGAGAAAGCCTGTCAATTGCTGATTAACAAATCCACCGAAAATATATCGGAAGTAGCCTATCAATGTGGATTTAACACCGTGGTACATTTCAATCGCGTATTCAAAAGTATCCTTAACACCTCACCATCAGAGTTTATCAGCAAGCACTCTGCAGAACTGCAAATTGCGCACGCCAAAGTGGACCAAGCGGTCTAA
- the pckA gene encoding phosphoenolpyruvate carboxykinase (ATP), producing MMQYKTNSNLPDLKYLQIDLQATSHYQLQAAELVEQAILNNEGVLADNGALCIETGKFTGRSPKDRFIVLDEETKDKVNWNAVNQPIAEAHFETLWKQVTNYLSQQKLYVLDAKACADPKEEITIRVVSTNASHNLFASNLFINDKDAKAENQPDWSILVAPQYTIADYATLGLNNENFVAINFTKRIVLIAGTGYTGEIKKSIFTVLNYLLPTYKQYLTMHCSANRGENGETALYFGLSGTGKTTLSSDKRRQLIGDDEHVWTNDKVFNIEGGCYAKCIGLNAESEPEIYQAVRFNSLLENVKFHKGTRNPDYEDKSITENIRVSYPLEFIENIVPDGQGAAPKHIFFLAADAFGVLPPISKLTVEQAMYYFINGYTSKIAGTEAGITTPQATFSACFGQAFLPLHPTKYADLLGKKLEKHPDIQVWLVNTGWVAGPYGVGNRIKLGYTRTLIREALAGKLSEQEYITHPIFGLHMPTACDAVPAEILNPVALWKDAAAYEKQALELKGLFEKNYEQFQQK from the coding sequence ATGATGCAATATAAAACGAATTCAAATCTGCCGGATTTGAAATATTTGCAGATTGATCTACAGGCTACTTCTCATTACCAGCTGCAGGCAGCTGAACTTGTTGAGCAAGCTATCTTAAACAATGAAGGCGTATTAGCAGATAATGGCGCTTTATGCATTGAAACCGGAAAATTTACTGGACGTTCGCCAAAAGACCGTTTCATCGTCCTAGACGAAGAAACAAAAGATAAGGTGAATTGGAATGCCGTAAATCAACCAATCGCGGAAGCACATTTTGAAACACTTTGGAAGCAGGTAACAAACTACCTTTCACAGCAAAAACTCTATGTTCTGGATGCTAAAGCGTGTGCTGACCCAAAAGAGGAAATTACCATTCGCGTGGTATCAACAAACGCGTCGCACAATCTCTTCGCTTCCAATCTATTTATAAACGACAAGGACGCAAAAGCGGAGAATCAACCTGATTGGTCGATCCTTGTTGCGCCTCAGTACACTATTGCCGATTATGCAACGTTGGGGCTTAATAATGAAAACTTCGTAGCGATTAACTTTACAAAGAGAATCGTTCTGATTGCCGGAACAGGTTATACGGGTGAAATAAAAAAGAGTATCTTCACCGTATTGAACTACTTGCTTCCAACCTATAAGCAATATTTAACTATGCACTGTTCTGCCAACCGTGGCGAGAATGGTGAAACAGCACTTTACTTCGGATTATCGGGCACTGGAAAAACAACCTTATCATCCGATAAACGCAGACAGCTGATCGGTGATGATGAGCATGTTTGGACGAACGATAAAGTGTTCAATATCGAAGGAGGCTGTTACGCGAAATGTATCGGATTAAACGCAGAATCAGAACCTGAGATTTATCAAGCGGTTCGTTTCAATTCCCTTTTAGAGAATGTGAAATTCCACAAAGGAACTCGCAATCCTGATTATGAAGATAAGAGTATCACCGAAAATATTCGCGTGTCTTATCCTTTAGAGTTTATCGAAAATATCGTTCCTGATGGTCAGGGAGCAGCACCTAAGCATATCTTCTTTTTGGCGGCAGATGCGTTTGGTGTATTGCCTCCAATTTCCAAACTGACTGTTGAACAAGCGATGTACTACTTTATCAACGGGTATACATCGAAAATTGCAGGTACAGAAGCTGGTATAACCACTCCTCAAGCGACCTTCTCAGCCTGCTTCGGACAAGCATTCTTACCATTGCACCCAACAAAGTACGCGGATCTATTGGGTAAGAAATTAGAAAAACATCCGGACATCCAAGTATGGTTAGTCAATACAGGATGGGTTGCTGGCCCGTATGGTGTTGGAAATCGCATTAAATTAGGTTATACGAGAACCTTAATTCGCGAAGCATTAGCTGGAAAATTATCGGAGCAAGAATATATCACTCATCCGATTTTCGGATTGCATATGCCGACAGCATGTGACGCCGTACCGGCGGAAATTCTTAATCCTGTAGCATTATGGAAAGATGCTGCAGCATATGAAAAACAAGCACTGGAACTTAAAGGATTGTTCGAGAAAAACTACGAACAATTCCAGCAAAAATAA
- a CDS encoding GNAT family N-acetyltransferase — MKRSIRIDNHISLKFLVNSDVRTIFNYINTQRDYLGEWLPFVQFTHEVKDTKGFVDMAIELRKAKKDYVYKICYDDRMIGLIGTKETDYLNKNTEIGYWLSEDYQGQGIMSTVVDKLTCIIFDEMGIERIQICCAVGNEKSIAIPKRLGFIQEGIKRNGEWAGNLVFRDLIVFSKLKSDSHS, encoded by the coding sequence ATGAAAAGAAGCATTCGCATAGACAACCATATTTCCTTGAAATTCCTAGTTAATAGCGACGTTAGAACGATTTTTAACTACATCAATACGCAACGCGATTATTTAGGCGAATGGTTACCCTTTGTACAGTTCACTCATGAAGTAAAGGATACGAAGGGTTTTGTCGACATGGCGATAGAACTTCGAAAAGCCAAGAAAGACTATGTCTATAAAATCTGCTATGACGATCGTATGATCGGACTTATCGGCACCAAAGAAACCGACTACCTGAACAAAAATACCGAGATCGGCTACTGGCTATCGGAGGATTATCAAGGGCAAGGTATTATGTCAACGGTCGTAGACAAACTTACATGCATCATTTTTGATGAGATGGGTATCGAACGGATACAGATCTGCTGCGCTGTTGGTAATGAGAAAAGTATTGCTATTCCAAAAAGATTAGGTTTTATCCAAGAAGGGATCAAGCGCAATGGCGAATGGGCCGGAAACCTGGTGTTTCGAGATCTGATTGTCTTCAGCAAACTCAAATCGGATAGCCATTCTTAA
- a CDS encoding TetR/AcrR family transcriptional regulator produces the protein MQKSKMEEKPKKKPRKVTAGPIREKARTMEKLIAAVGKVIKKHGYPGLTVANIASESGLDRKLVYTYFGSLDNLIELYITRQDYWKSKANKQIETLLQAENLSKLAMVNLLQGQFEQVLNDKILQRIIHWELGVKSKPLRKLADSREEVGELLLNKFEESYPNKDIDLRALLAIQTAGLYYLALHASSNGSTFCGIDINTPEGKERINRTIENTLDLLISTSGKPKED, from the coding sequence ATGCAAAAAAGTAAAATGGAGGAAAAACCAAAGAAAAAACCGAGAAAAGTGACGGCCGGACCGATCCGAGAGAAAGCCAGAACGATGGAGAAACTAATTGCGGCAGTAGGCAAAGTAATTAAGAAACACGGATATCCAGGACTTACCGTAGCTAATATCGCTAGTGAGAGTGGGCTGGACAGAAAACTGGTCTACACCTATTTTGGAAGCTTAGACAATTTGATCGAGCTGTATATTACCCGCCAAGACTACTGGAAATCTAAAGCAAACAAACAAATTGAGACACTGTTGCAAGCGGAAAACTTAAGTAAACTGGCGATGGTAAACTTATTACAAGGACAATTTGAACAGGTCCTAAATGACAAGATACTTCAACGGATCATCCATTGGGAACTGGGTGTGAAAAGCAAACCGCTCCGTAAGCTTGCGGATAGCCGCGAAGAAGTTGGCGAACTGTTATTGAACAAGTTTGAAGAAAGCTATCCCAATAAGGATATAGACCTGCGTGCGCTTCTGGCAATTCAGACCGCGGGACTATATTATCTTGCGCTCCACGCCAGCTCAAATGGCAGCACTTTTTGCGGTATCGACATCAATACCCCTGAAGGAAAAGAAAGAATCAATAGAACCATAGAAAACACATTAGATCTTTTAATAAGCACCTCCGGCAAACCGAAGGAAGACTAA